In Archangium violaceum, the following are encoded in one genomic region:
- a CDS encoding antibiotic biosynthesis monooxygenase family protein translates to MTVASTMIVTINRFRTSAEEANRLEASFRERSRKVDQYEGFLGLEVLRSFEPEPEFLLVTRWRDRECLKAYFQSEDFKATKAASARQDATFSMYEVVAQ, encoded by the coding sequence ATGACCGTTGCCTCCACGATGATCGTCACCATCAACCGCTTCCGGACCTCCGCCGAGGAGGCCAATCGCCTGGAGGCCTCCTTCCGGGAGCGCTCGCGCAAGGTGGACCAGTACGAGGGGTTCCTCGGGCTGGAGGTGCTGCGCTCCTTCGAGCCCGAGCCCGAGTTCCTGCTGGTGACGCGCTGGCGGGACCGCGAGTGCCTGAAGGCCTACTTCCAGTCGGAGGACTTCAAGGCCACCAAGGCGGCGAGCGCCAGACAGGACGCCACCTTCAGCATGTACGAGGTGGTGGCGCAGTGA
- a CDS encoding THUMP domain-containing class I SAM-dependent RNA methyltransferase: MAERLALFATTARGTEDLLAEELKELGARRIRQDRGGVRFMASLDEALMVCLWSRIAMRVLYPLGEFEARGAEGLYDAVASVPWEEHLTPETTFAVEATLKDSEHSHTGFVALKVKDAVVDRMREKEGSRPDVDPRDPDVRVVAHLVRERLSLSLDLCGEPLHRRGYRVRPTPAPLKETLAAALLRAAGYTGEEALVDPMCGSGTILIEGGLIARRRAPGIARDFAVEKWPHLGARARELLEDLRADARRNERKVTVPLLGFDKDPEALEAARRNVKAAKLAEEIVIEEGDATKLPPLPPGGGLLLTNPPYGDRLGSGGQKGMKSFYFKLGDSLRSLPGWRVFVLSGNPAFESAFHARPRSRRDLWNGPIACTLLGYNRVPVRGEAEGSEAPLGVPENAQDVAPVRPEDEGEEQG; encoded by the coding sequence ATGGCTGAACGTCTCGCCCTCTTCGCCACCACCGCCCGCGGTACCGAGGACCTCCTGGCCGAGGAGCTGAAGGAGCTCGGCGCCCGCCGGATCCGCCAGGACCGGGGCGGGGTGCGCTTCATGGCCTCGCTCGACGAGGCGCTGATGGTGTGTCTCTGGTCGCGCATCGCCATGCGCGTGCTCTACCCGCTGGGCGAGTTCGAGGCCCGTGGCGCCGAGGGCCTGTACGACGCCGTGGCCAGCGTGCCCTGGGAGGAGCACCTCACGCCGGAGACGACCTTCGCGGTGGAGGCCACGCTCAAGGACAGCGAGCACAGCCACACGGGCTTCGTGGCGCTGAAGGTGAAGGACGCGGTGGTGGACCGGATGCGCGAGAAGGAGGGCTCACGGCCGGACGTGGACCCCCGCGACCCGGACGTGCGCGTGGTGGCCCACCTGGTGCGCGAGCGGCTGTCGCTCTCGCTGGACCTGTGCGGCGAGCCCCTGCACCGCCGGGGCTACCGGGTGCGCCCGACCCCCGCCCCGTTGAAGGAGACGCTCGCCGCGGCCCTGCTGCGCGCGGCCGGCTACACCGGTGAGGAGGCGCTGGTGGACCCGATGTGCGGCTCGGGAACCATCCTCATCGAGGGCGGCCTCATCGCCCGCCGCCGCGCCCCTGGCATCGCCCGGGACTTCGCAGTGGAGAAGTGGCCGCACCTGGGCGCGCGGGCGCGCGAGCTGCTCGAGGACCTGCGCGCGGATGCCCGCCGAAACGAGCGCAAGGTGACGGTGCCGCTGCTCGGCTTCGACAAGGACCCGGAGGCGCTCGAGGCGGCACGGCGCAACGTGAAGGCGGCGAAGCTGGCGGAGGAGATCGTCATCGAGGAGGGCGACGCGACGAAGCTCCCTCCCCTGCCCCCGGGCGGCGGGCTCCTGCTCACCAATCCCCCCTATGGAGACCGGCTGGGCTCGGGCGGGCAGAAGGGGATGAAGTCCTTCTATTTCAAGCTGGGCGACAGCCTGCGCTCGCTGCCGGGCTGGCGCGTGTTCGTGCTCTCGGGCAACCCGGCCTTCGAGAGCGCCTTCCATGCGCGGCCCCGGAGCCGGAGGGACCTGTGGAACGGCCCCATCGCGTGCACGCTGCTCGGCTACAACCGGGTGCCGGTGCGCGGGGAGGCGGAGGGCTCAGAAGCGCCGCTCGGTGTGCCGGAGAATGCGCAGGATGTTGCTCCGGTGCGTCCAGAGGATGAGGGCGAAGAGCAGGGCTGA
- the plsY gene encoding glycerol-3-phosphate 1-O-acyltransferase PlsY — protein MHAVAFVLLGYLAGSVPFGVLLTRWFRGVDVRQIGSGNIGATNVTRVAGKKLGAVVLLLDALKGALAVALAQWLMPDEPRIHAAVGLAAFLGHVYPIWLKLNGGKGVATALGVIAVLVPLAAIAGALVYAGLVAAWRVSSIGSLAGGVTAVVVASLTARAPEYAWLSALLFALILWTHRSNILRILRHTERRF, from the coding sequence ATGCACGCCGTCGCCTTCGTCCTGCTCGGCTACCTGGCGGGCTCCGTGCCCTTCGGCGTGCTGCTCACCCGCTGGTTCCGTGGCGTCGACGTCCGTCAGATCGGCAGTGGCAACATCGGCGCCACCAACGTCACCCGCGTGGCTGGCAAGAAGCTCGGCGCCGTGGTGCTGCTGCTGGATGCCCTCAAGGGCGCCCTGGCCGTGGCCCTCGCGCAGTGGCTCATGCCCGATGAACCTCGGATACACGCGGCCGTGGGGCTCGCCGCCTTCCTCGGTCACGTCTACCCCATCTGGCTCAAGCTCAACGGAGGCAAGGGCGTGGCCACCGCGCTCGGGGTGATCGCCGTGCTCGTGCCGCTGGCGGCGATCGCCGGGGCGCTCGTCTACGCGGGGCTCGTGGCGGCCTGGCGCGTCAGCTCCATCGGCTCCCTGGCCGGTGGGGTGACGGCCGTCGTCGTCGCCTCCCTCACCGCCCGTGCCCCCGAGTATGCGTGGCTCTCAGCCCTGCTCTTCGCCCTCATCCTCTGGACGCACCGGAGCAACATCCTGCGCATTCTCCGGCACACCGAGCGGCGCTTCTGA
- a CDS encoding DUF2752 domain-containing protein, whose product MKVTLPKPNRTFGLTDVLGLVGLVGLLIARYVPVAKIIPFWGCALRETTGWPCFGCGLTRVADRVAHLNFAGAWDANPLGTVAALFFALMVVVTVLHLVFAMPIPQVRLSPREWHWVRIAAALLLLTNYAWVVVKTKFPYLLA is encoded by the coding sequence GTGAAGGTCACCCTCCCCAAGCCCAACCGCACCTTCGGTCTCACCGACGTGCTCGGCCTCGTGGGCCTCGTCGGGCTGCTCATCGCCCGCTACGTCCCCGTGGCGAAGATCATTCCTTTCTGGGGCTGTGCCCTGCGGGAAACGACCGGCTGGCCCTGCTTCGGCTGCGGGCTGACGCGCGTGGCGGATCGGGTGGCCCACCTCAACTTCGCCGGGGCCTGGGACGCCAACCCGCTCGGCACGGTGGCCGCCCTCTTCTTCGCCCTCATGGTGGTGGTGACGGTGCTGCACCTCGTCTTCGCCATGCCCATCCCCCAGGTGCGGCTCTCCCCCAGGGAGTGGCACTGGGTCCGCATCGCCGCCGCCCTCCTCCTCCTCACCAACTACGCCTGGGTGGTGGTGAAGACGAAGTTCCCCTACCTGCTCGCCTAG